The following proteins are encoded in a genomic region of Gossypium hirsutum isolate 1008001.06 chromosome D05, Gossypium_hirsutum_v2.1, whole genome shotgun sequence:
- the LOC107903510 gene encoding uncharacterized protein: MRSFLKFVSRCVKNPEVSTTEEVVVTAPGREETRSFMAPKMVALKKKKKKRVKVETPFSTTLEWKPSLYVISEDNVLAEKREKTTPEASTTPADGAVKRKSGVGSRSKVHVRSYSDDIGRNQEPLVIPTFSPTPFMF; this comes from the exons ATGAGATCGTTTTTAAAGTTTGTTTCACGTTGCGTTAAAAACCCTGAAGTGTCCACGACGGAAGAGGTGGTGGTGACGGCTCCAGGGAGGGAGGAGACAAGGTCTTTTATGGCTCCTAAAATGGTGgcactgaagaagaagaagaagaagagggtaAAGGTAGAGACGCCATTCTCTACGACTCTTGAGTGGAAACCTTCGTTGTATGTAATCTCGGAGGATAACGTTTTGGCGGAGAAGAGAGAGAAAACAACGCCGGAAGCTTCAACAACGCCGGCTGATGGAGCGGTGAAGAGGAAGAGCGGGGTAGGGTCACGCTCCAAAGTTCACGTTCGAAGCTACAGCGACGACATCGG GCGAAATCAAGAACCACTGGTCATCCCAACATTTTCTCCAACTCCTTTTATGTTTTGA